A window of the Synechococcus sp. LTW-R genome harbors these coding sequences:
- a CDS encoding glycogen-debranching protein has protein sequence MASIHLGQPWPLGAQATSRGVNFSLAAPSASRIELLLFRDGNASEPEHTVELSSQHHRSGDIWHVEVEGVGIGCCYAYRVFGPLQPGQHGYNPSKLLLDPCARAITGWDVYQRTDALGGMPNTAKCLKGVVTERDRFDFSAAPRPRHSWQRTLIYELHVGGFSRGQGSPVSPEAQGTYLGLIELIPYLKELGITTVELLPVMAFDPHDAPEGRMNYWGYSPLSWLAPHHGYQQGDDPLQIRHQVRQLVTACHQAGLEVLVDVVYNHTCEGNQAGPTLSWRGIDDRLYYHQNAKGDYLDVSGCGNSIAANRPLVRRLILESMRCWALELGVDGFRFDLGIALSRGEELAPLDKPPLFEEIEADPELSDLKLVSEPWDCGGLYRLADFPAKRIGSWNGRFRDDVRRFWKGDDKSCWAMGQRLSGSPDLFGGQPAALGRSVTFLTAHDGYTLSDLVSYGGKHNLANGEDNRDGDNHNNNWNHGAEGPCSDPAIQALRNRQLRNLLASLLLAPGVPMLLMGDEVRRSQGGNNNTWCQNNILGWMHWAPDADDLALKQFLQRLVQIRHHWADLFNPEVPHAEAKSPRFDQPGHLIRQWHGPKLGQPDWASWSHTLAWSLNDRQRGPLVWCGMNAYSEDLRFEVPKAGRGWLQVVNTGEADAAPAEPQPWSGPAQVLKSRSLVLLVEQSCF, from the coding sequence TTGGCTTCGATCCACCTCGGACAGCCCTGGCCCCTGGGGGCGCAAGCCACCTCCAGGGGGGTGAACTTCTCCCTGGCCGCCCCTAGCGCCAGCCGGATCGAGCTGTTGCTGTTCCGCGATGGGAACGCCAGCGAACCCGAGCACACCGTTGAGCTGAGCAGCCAGCACCACCGCTCCGGGGACATCTGGCACGTCGAGGTGGAAGGCGTCGGCATTGGCTGCTGCTACGCCTACCGGGTCTTCGGCCCCCTCCAACCGGGGCAACACGGCTACAACCCCTCCAAGTTGCTGCTGGACCCCTGCGCCCGCGCCATCACGGGGTGGGACGTCTACCAGCGCACCGATGCCCTCGGAGGCATGCCGAACACGGCGAAGTGCCTCAAGGGGGTGGTGACCGAGCGGGATCGCTTTGATTTCAGCGCTGCACCGCGGCCGCGCCACAGCTGGCAGCGGACCCTCATCTACGAACTGCATGTGGGGGGCTTCAGCCGCGGACAGGGCAGCCCCGTCAGCCCGGAGGCCCAGGGCACCTACCTGGGGCTGATCGAACTGATTCCTTATCTCAAGGAGCTCGGCATCACCACGGTCGAACTGCTGCCCGTGATGGCCTTCGACCCCCATGACGCGCCGGAAGGGCGGATGAACTACTGGGGCTACAGCCCCTTGAGTTGGCTTGCACCCCACCACGGCTACCAGCAGGGAGACGATCCCCTGCAGATCCGCCATCAGGTGCGCCAACTGGTGACCGCCTGCCATCAAGCCGGTCTTGAGGTCCTGGTGGATGTGGTCTACAACCACACCTGCGAGGGCAACCAAGCCGGCCCAACCCTGAGCTGGCGCGGCATCGACGACCGCCTCTACTACCACCAGAACGCCAAGGGGGATTACCTCGATGTCAGCGGCTGCGGCAACTCCATCGCCGCCAACCGCCCCCTGGTGCGGCGCCTGATCCTCGAATCCATGCGCTGCTGGGCCCTCGAGCTCGGTGTCGACGGCTTCCGCTTCGACCTCGGCATCGCCCTCAGCCGCGGCGAAGAACTGGCCCCCCTGGACAAACCACCACTGTTTGAAGAGATCGAAGCCGATCCGGAACTCTCCGATCTGAAGTTGGTGAGTGAGCCCTGGGACTGCGGCGGGCTCTACCGACTCGCTGATTTCCCCGCCAAGCGGATTGGCAGCTGGAACGGACGCTTCCGCGATGACGTCCGCCGCTTCTGGAAAGGGGATGACAAGAGCTGCTGGGCGATGGGACAAAGGCTGAGCGGCAGTCCGGATCTCTTCGGGGGGCAACCGGCGGCGCTCGGCCGCAGCGTCACCTTCCTCACCGCCCATGACGGCTACACCCTGAGCGATCTCGTCAGCTACGGCGGCAAACACAACCTGGCCAACGGCGAGGACAACCGCGACGGGGATAACCACAACAACAACTGGAATCACGGCGCAGAGGGCCCCTGCAGTGACCCCGCAATCCAGGCGCTGCGGAACCGGCAACTGCGCAACCTGTTGGCCTCACTGCTGCTGGCCCCAGGGGTGCCGATGCTGCTGATGGGCGATGAGGTGCGCCGCAGCCAAGGCGGCAACAACAACACCTGGTGCCAAAACAACATCCTCGGCTGGATGCATTGGGCGCCGGATGCTGACGATCTCGCCCTCAAGCAGTTCCTGCAACGCCTCGTTCAAATTCGCCACCACTGGGCGGATTTGTTCAACCCGGAGGTGCCCCACGCGGAAGCCAAGTCACCCCGCTTCGATCAACCAGGACACCTGATTCGCCAGTGGCATGGCCCCAAACTCGGGCAACCGGACTGGGCCAGCTGGTCCCACACCCTGGCCTGGAGCCTGAATGATCGCCAACGCGGCCCCCTGGTCTGGTGCGGCATGAACGCCTACTCCGAGGACCTGCGCTTCGAAGTGCCCAAGGCGGGTCGCGGTTGGCTCCAGGTCGTCAACACCGGAGAGGCCGATGCTGCGCCGGCAGAACCTCAGCCCTGGAGCGGTCCAGCACAGGTCCTGAAGAGCCGCAGCCTGGTGCTCTTGGTGGAGCAGAGCTGCTTCTAA
- a CDS encoding MBL fold metallo-hydrolase: MSEQKSQPAASGLVFAEPLPDGRPPRQVLEDLWLFAPNRETLGGSAWWLETPDLEGCSGLLIDCPGLSEANLDFLKQRGPGRLVLTSRDGHGRTRRFQDALGWPVSLQEQEAYLLPNVAGLEPFGSEHSLGPGYHLRWTPGPTPGSAVLLADRALNGAPLLFCGRLLSPVAEGQARPLRTRRSFHWGRWLRSLEALKDWLPSSAPVALASGAGLGALRGEALIADAQKQLEALDWAALEGQDPL; this comes from the coding sequence ATGAGTGAGCAGAAATCCCAGCCGGCTGCATCCGGTTTGGTCTTTGCAGAGCCTTTGCCGGATGGGCGCCCGCCCCGCCAGGTCCTGGAGGATCTCTGGTTGTTTGCCCCCAACCGCGAAACGCTGGGCGGTTCGGCCTGGTGGCTGGAGACCCCGGATTTGGAGGGCTGTTCTGGCCTCCTGATCGATTGTCCGGGTCTGAGCGAGGCGAACTTGGACTTCCTCAAGCAGCGCGGCCCAGGTCGCCTGGTCTTGACCAGCCGGGATGGCCACGGGCGCACGCGTCGCTTCCAAGACGCGTTGGGCTGGCCGGTGTCCCTGCAGGAGCAGGAGGCCTACCTCCTCCCCAACGTGGCGGGACTTGAACCGTTCGGCTCTGAGCACTCCCTCGGCCCCGGTTACCACCTGCGTTGGACCCCTGGCCCCACGCCCGGCAGCGCTGTTCTTCTCGCCGATCGGGCCTTGAACGGCGCGCCCTTGCTGTTCTGCGGGCGGCTTCTCAGCCCTGTGGCTGAAGGTCAAGCCCGTCCCTTGCGTACCCGCCGCTCGTTCCATTGGGGGCGCTGGCTGCGCAGTCTTGAGGCCCTGAAGGACTGGTTGCCGAGCTCCGCTCCGGTCGCTTTGGCGAGCGGGGCTGGCCTCGGGGCCCTGCGCGGCGAGGCCCTCATCGCCGACGCTCAGAAGCAGTTGGAGGCCTTGGATTGGGCGGCTTTAGAGGGCCAGGACCCCCTCTAG
- a CDS encoding HU family DNA-binding protein, with amino-acid sequence MNKADLVNLVAARTELTKTDVAQVVDAAIDTIIDSVVEGKKVSILGFGSFEPRERSARQGLNPKTGQKIKIPAKRVPAFTAGKLFKDRVQG; translated from the coding sequence ATGAACAAAGCTGACCTCGTCAATCTCGTGGCTGCTCGCACCGAGTTGACCAAGACCGACGTGGCCCAGGTGGTCGACGCGGCTATCGACACCATCATCGATTCGGTTGTCGAAGGCAAAAAGGTGTCGATCCTCGGCTTCGGCTCCTTCGAGCCCCGCGAGCGCTCCGCCCGTCAAGGCCTGAACCCCAAGACCGGCCAAAAGATCAAGATCCCCGCGAAGCGCGTGCCTGCTTTCACCGCCGGCAAGCTGTTCAAGGATCGCGTTCAGGGCTGA
- the gluQRS gene encoding tRNA glutamyl-Q(34) synthetase GluQRS, with translation MTDLLPHHLRSLQAEVADLRASSRRGRYAPSPTGRLHLGNLRTALLSWLITRLQGGEWLLRIDDLDTPRNRPGAEASIQEDLRWLGLLWDGPVLRQSERRGLYATVLSALRRSGQLYPCRCSRRMLADVSAPHGRSGVYPGFCRSLAPRWGLEDERLPSWRLRLEPGRLRWQEELGPEGCLDGPQEVGDVVLRRADGFLAYHLATAVDEWALGIADVVRGLDLWPATGPQVAVLERLGLEPPRYWHLPLWMDGQGQRLSKRDGGQGLADWQAEGLGPNAVIGRLAASLDLVPEGAELSAQELLQQCQLEPLRQRLIQPRAES, from the coding sequence ATGACTGACCTGCTTCCGCATCACCTCCGGTCCCTGCAGGCCGAGGTTGCTGATCTGCGGGCATCGTCTCGCCGTGGTCGCTATGCCCCCTCTCCGACGGGGCGGCTGCATCTGGGCAATCTGCGCACGGCCCTGCTGTCCTGGCTGATCACGCGGCTCCAGGGTGGGGAGTGGTTGCTGCGCATCGACGATCTCGATACGCCGCGCAACCGCCCCGGCGCGGAAGCCAGCATCCAAGAGGACCTGCGTTGGCTGGGGTTGCTTTGGGACGGGCCAGTGCTGCGCCAGAGCGAACGCCGTGGTCTCTACGCGACGGTCCTTTCGGCGCTGCGTCGCAGTGGTCAGCTTTACCCCTGCCGCTGCAGCCGCCGGATGTTGGCGGATGTCTCGGCCCCCCATGGCCGATCGGGGGTCTACCCCGGTTTCTGCAGATCCCTGGCTCCCCGTTGGGGCCTGGAGGATGAACGCCTGCCGAGTTGGCGGCTTCGCCTTGAGCCGGGCCGGCTCCGCTGGCAGGAAGAGCTGGGTCCTGAGGGTTGCTTAGACGGCCCTCAGGAGGTGGGCGACGTGGTCTTGCGCCGGGCGGATGGCTTCTTGGCCTATCACCTGGCGACCGCGGTCGATGAGTGGGCTCTCGGCATCGCTGATGTTGTGCGCGGCCTCGATCTCTGGCCGGCCACCGGACCGCAGGTCGCTGTTCTCGAGCGCCTGGGCCTTGAGCCGCCCCGCTATTGGCACCTGCCCCTCTGGATGGACGGCCAGGGCCAGCGCCTCTCCAAGCGCGATGGCGGCCAGGGTCTTGCCGACTGGCAGGCCGAGGGACTGGGGCCCAATGCCGTGATTGGTCGCCTGGCCGCTTCCCTGGATCTGGTTCCAGAGGGCGCTGAGCTCAGTGCTCAGGAGCTTCTGCAGCAGTGCCAGTTGGAGCCCTTACGGCAGCGCTTGATCCAGCCCAGGGCGGAGTCTTAA
- the hemB gene encoding porphobilinogen synthase produces the protein MELTYRPRRLRRSPALRAMVRENSLSPADFIYPLFVHEGASNEPIGAMPGCQRWSLDGLVQEVGRAWDLGIRCVVLFPKVADGLKTEDGAECFNEGGLIPRAIRRLKEVHPEMAIMTDVALDPYSCDGHDGIVSGEGVVLNDETVALLCKQAVAQARAGADLIGPSDMMDGRVGAIREALDEEGFEHVGIISYTAKYASAYYGPFREALDSAPRAVASKPIPKDKSTYQMDPANAREAITEAQLDEQEGADIMMVKPGLAYLDIIHRLREESELPIAAYNVSGEYAMVKAAAEKGWIDERAVVLETLLCFKRAGADLILTYHACDAAEWMRQG, from the coding sequence ATGGAGCTCACCTACCGCCCCCGCCGCCTGCGCCGTTCTCCTGCCCTGCGGGCCATGGTTCGGGAGAACTCCCTCAGCCCGGCTGACTTCATCTATCCCCTCTTTGTCCACGAGGGGGCCAGCAATGAGCCGATCGGGGCCATGCCGGGTTGCCAGCGCTGGAGCCTCGACGGGCTGGTGCAGGAAGTCGGTCGCGCCTGGGACCTCGGGATCCGCTGCGTGGTCCTCTTCCCCAAGGTGGCCGATGGACTGAAGACCGAGGACGGCGCTGAGTGCTTCAACGAGGGGGGCCTGATTCCTCGCGCGATCCGCCGCCTGAAGGAAGTCCATCCCGAGATGGCGATCATGACCGACGTCGCCCTGGATCCCTATTCCTGCGATGGCCATGACGGGATCGTCAGCGGCGAAGGGGTCGTGCTCAACGACGAAACCGTGGCCCTGCTCTGCAAGCAGGCCGTGGCTCAGGCCCGAGCCGGTGCCGATCTGATCGGTCCCAGCGACATGATGGACGGGCGGGTCGGCGCCATCCGCGAAGCCCTCGATGAGGAAGGCTTCGAGCATGTCGGCATCATTAGCTATACGGCGAAATACGCCTCGGCGTATTACGGCCCCTTCCGCGAAGCCCTGGATTCCGCCCCCCGTGCGGTGGCCAGTAAGCCCATCCCGAAGGACAAGTCCACCTACCAGATGGATCCGGCCAACGCCCGCGAGGCCATCACCGAGGCCCAGCTCGATGAGCAAGAGGGCGCCGACATCATGATGGTCAAGCCAGGCCTGGCTTATCTCGACATTATTCACCGTCTCCGCGAGGAGAGTGAGTTGCCGATCGCGGCCTACAACGTCAGTGGCGAGTACGCCATGGTCAAGGCGGCCGCTGAGAAGGGTTGGATCGATGAGCGCGCGGTGGTGCTCGAAACCCTGCTCTGCTTCAAGCGCGCCGGCGCGGACCTGATCCTCACGTATCACGCCTGTGATGCGGCTGAGTGGATGCGCCAGGGCTGA
- a CDS encoding VOC family protein: MSCNHRLGHVALRVQDMERAKRFYLDLGLRLTWEADDWCYVQWSTGEGIALLSPDYKAAGPHFAFHVQNRSEVDQVREQLLAKGHTCGPVHDHRDGTASFYMQDPEGNWLEMLYEPAGGLPSNIGAEPIPLTYS; the protein is encoded by the coding sequence ATGTCCTGTAACCATCGCCTTGGCCATGTCGCCCTGCGGGTGCAGGACATGGAGCGGGCCAAGCGCTTTTATCTCGACTTGGGTCTGCGGCTGACCTGGGAAGCCGACGACTGGTGCTACGTCCAGTGGTCGACCGGTGAGGGCATTGCGCTGCTCAGCCCCGACTACAAGGCGGCTGGCCCCCACTTCGCCTTTCACGTCCAGAACCGCTCCGAAGTGGACCAGGTGCGCGAGCAGCTGCTGGCCAAGGGGCACACCTGTGGTCCGGTCCATGACCACCGCGATGGCACGGCTTCCTTCTATATGCAGGATCCCGAGGGCAATTGGCTGGAGATGCTCTACGAGCCCGCGGGTGGGCTGCCCTCCAATATCGGAGCTGAGCCGATTCCTTTGACCTACTCGTGA